In one Terriglobales bacterium genomic region, the following are encoded:
- a CDS encoding transketolase C-terminal domain-containing protein, translated as MLASHYEDENEDLSILACGPMVPEAMRAAWILKREFGWETRVLNLHTMKPIDEAAILRAARETGVVITAEEHQIGALAWRVSGVLTESPELYGTPVITGAIGVKDRFGESGAPWELIKEFEVSAEHIAQKAVELMQVKKSRTHEKELAAVR; from the coding sequence GTGCTGGCCAGCCACTACGAGGACGAGAACGAGGACCTGAGCATCCTGGCCTGCGGGCCCATGGTGCCCGAGGCCATGCGCGCCGCATGGATCCTGAAGAGGGAATTCGGCTGGGAGACGCGCGTCCTCAACCTGCACACCATGAAGCCCATCGACGAAGCCGCCATCCTGCGGGCCGCGCGCGAGACCGGGGTGGTCATCACCGCCGAGGAGCACCAGATCGGCGCTCTGGCCTGGCGCGTGAGCGGCGTGCTGACCGAGAGCCCCGAGCTCTACGGCACCCCGGTCATCACCGGGGCCATCGGGGTGAAGGACCGCTTCGGCGAGTCGGGCGCCCCCTGGGAGCTGATCAAGGAGTTCGAGGTCAGCGCCGAACACATCGCCCAGAAGGCGGTCGAGCTCATGCAGGTAAAGAAATCCCGTACCCACGAGAAAGAGCTGGCCGCGGTACGGTAA